A stretch of the Gracilinanus agilis isolate LMUSP501 chromosome 4, AgileGrace, whole genome shotgun sequence genome encodes the following:
- the YBEY gene encoding endoribonuclease YbeY yields MSLLLRNLQSAIPLRRAPLRARIELLRHILGIQRFDLGVICVDNQGIQRLNRIYRQARGPTDVLSFPFHEDLRAGAVPQPKCPDELNLGDIFLGVEYIFHQCQENGENYYDILTVTAAHGLCHLLGYKHNTAAEWREMFQKEKLTLEELNKVTGSSLQPLTKNLFG; encoded by the exons ATGAGCCTTCTACTCCGGAACCTCCAGAGTGCCATTCCCCTGCGGAGGGCCCCGCTTCGGGCCCGAATTGAGCTCCTACGGCACATCCTGGGCATCCAGCGCTTCGACCTGGGCGTGATCTGTGTGGACAATCAGGGCATCCAGCGGCTCAATAGGATCTACCGCCAAGCACGCGGTCCTACTGAcgtgctttcctttcctttccatgaG GACCTGAGAGCAGGGGCAGTACCTCAGCCCAAATGCCCAGACGAGCTCAACTTGGGAGATATCTTCCTGGGAGTTGAGTACATCTTCCACCAGTGCCAGGAGAATGGCGAAAACTACTACGACATTCTGACG GTGACGGCGGCTCACGGACTTTGCCATTTGCTCGGGTACAAACACAACACGGCAGCAGAATGGCGAGAG ATGTTTCAGAAAGAAAAGCTCACTCTCGAGGAGCTCAACAAGGTCACTGGAAGCAGCCTCCAGCCACTGACCAAGAACCTCTTTGGATAA